The following proteins are co-located in the Solanum pennellii chromosome 1, SPENNV200 genome:
- the LOC107023257 gene encoding arginase 1, mitochondrial — translation MKSAGRMGIHYMQKLHASNVPKELVEKGQNRVIEASLTLIRERAKLKGELVRALGGAVASTSLLGVPLGHNSSFLQGPAFAPPRIREAMWCGSTNSTTEEGKELDDPRILTDVGDVPVQELRDAGVDDDRLMSIISESVKLVMEENPLRPLVLGGDHSISYPVVRAVSEKLGGPIDILHLDAHPDIYHAFEGNKYSHASSFARIMEGGYARRLLQVGIRSINKEGREQGKRFGVEQYEMRTFSQDRQFLENLKLGEGVKGVYISVDVDCMDPAFAPGVSHIEPGGLSFRDVLNILHNLQADVVGADVVEFNPQRDTVDGMTAMVAAKLVRELTAKISK, via the exons ATGAAGAGTGCTGGAAGAATGGGAATCCATTATATGCAGAAATTGCACGCGTCAAATGTTCCAAAAGAATTGGTGGAAAAAGGACAGAATCGTGTTATAGAGGCATCTCTTACACTTATTCGTGAAAGAGCAAAACTTAAG GGAGAGCTTGTTCGTGCTCTTGGAGGTGCTGTAGCCTCAACGTCTCTTCTTGGAGTTCCTCTGGGACATAACTCTTCATTTCTCCAGGGGCCAGCATTTGCTCCTCCTCGTATACGAGAGGCTATGTGGTGTGGCAGTACAAACTCTACAACTGAGGAAG gaaaagaattagatgaTCCACGCATCTTAACTGATGTTGGTGATGTGCCTGTGCAAGAGTTAAGAGATGCAGGTGTAGATGATGATAGGTTGATGAGTATCATAAGTGAATCTGTCAAGCTAGTTATGGAGGAG AATCCATTGCGCCCCTTGGTGTTAGGGGGTGATCACTCTATATCCTATCCTGTTGTAAGAGCTGTGTCTGAAAAGCTTGGAGGGCCTATTGATATCCTTCACCTTGATGCTCATCCTGACATTTATCATGCCTTTGAAGGAAACAAATACTCACATGCATCAAGCTTTGCACGAATAATGGAGGGTGGTTATGCTCGACGGCTTTTGCAA GTGGGAATTAGATCAATTAATAAAGAAGGTCGAGAACAAGGAAAAAGGTTCGGTGTGGAGCAATATGAAATGCGAACATTTTCCCAAGACCGACAATTTTTGGAGAATCTG AAACTTGGCGAAGGTGTGAAGGGCGTGTATATCTCAGTGGATGTTGACTGCATGGATCCAGCATTTGCTCCTGGAGTATCTCATATAGAACCAGGAGGTCTCTCTTTCCGCGATGTTCTAAACATACTGCATAACCTTCAAGCTGATGTTGTTGGTGCTGATGTGGTTGAGTTCAACCCACAGCGTGATACCGTTGATGGCATGACTGCAATGGTTGCTGCGAAGCTGGTAAGAGAACTTACTGCCAAGATATCCAAGTGA
- the LOC107016116 gene encoding uncharacterized protein LOC107016116 translates to MPLLHHRFHLPFHRQPLSVFPTTTRKLILMSTSSSQTTHQQEEDEEKQASLAQVLKYHKETKHSFTNYARGPRGLDWANQPNPFRRYVSSPLIPLLHPPYSDESPLYSSLFKTLPFPKPISDSTISQLFYDSLALSAWKSTGFSTWSLRVNPSSGNLHPTEAYIICPPVESVSDKGFVAHYAPKEHSLEIRAQFSYGILTRFLPENSFLIGLSSIFWREAWKYGERAFRYCNHDVGHAIAAVSMAAAGLGWDVKVLDGLGYEELEKLMGVENFPKFKIPSRPVKGSMPEIEFEHPDCVLLVFPSGLSEFEVDYKELSCAISEFSGLDWKGKPNVLSKEHICWDIIYRTAEATKKPLTMSNLSVVDPFQSSGTFSESSYKDLSLRELVRKRRSAVDMDGSTVMSKETFYQILLHCMPSGLHGGKKHVRQLTLPFRSLAWDSEVHAALLVHRVVGLPKGLYFLVRNENHLDDLKKDTRAEFKWVKPDGCPDDLPLYELASGDCRELSKRLSCHQDIASDGCFSLGMIAHFEPTLRNKGSWMYPRLFWETGVLGQVLYLESHAVGISSTGIGCFFDDPVHEVLGLKGSKFQSLYHFTVGGPVVDKRIMSLPAYPGPSDDA, encoded by the exons ATGCCTCTTCTCCATCACAGATTTCATCTTCCCTTCCACCGTCAACCTCTCTCTGTCTTCCCCACCACCACCAGAAAACTAATCCTAATGTCCACTTCATCATCACAAACAACTCATcaacaagaagaagatgaagaaaaacaaGCTTCATTAGCCCAAGTCTTGAAGTACCATAAAGAAACGAAACATTCCTTCACCAATTACGCTCGTGGCCCTCGTGGTCTTGATTGGGCAAATCAGCCCAACCCTTTTCGCCGTTATGTTTCTTCTCCACTTATCCCTCTGTTACACCCTCCATATTCTGATGAATCTCCTCTTTACTCGTCACTATTCAAGActctcccttttcccaaaccCATTTCGGATTCCACAATTTCTCAGCTTTTCTATGATTCTTTAGCCTTATCAGCTTGGAAATCTACTGGGTTTTCAACTTGGTCCCTTCGGGTAAACCCTAGTAGCGGGAATCTCCATCCAACTGAAGCGTATATTATTTGTCCACCTGTTGAATCAGTGTCAGACAAAGGTTTCGTGGCTCATTATGCGCCAAAAGAACATTCTTTGGAAATTAGAGCCCAATTCTCATATGGGATTTTAACAAGATTCTTGCCTGAAAATTCTTTCCTTATTGGGTTATCTTCTATTTTTTGGAGGGAAGCTTGGAAGTATGGTGAAAGGGCATTTAGGTATTGTAATCATGATGTGGGTCATGCTATTGCTGCTGTTTCAATGGCAGCAGCAGGGCTTGGATGGGATGTAAAAGTTCTAGATGGATTAGGTTACGAGGAATTAGAGAAGTTAATGGGCGTTGAAAATTTTCCAAAGTTTAAAATCCCATCTCGGCCCGTGAAAGGGTCAATGCCAGAGATTGAGTTTGAGCATCCAGATTGTGTTCTTTTGGTTTTCCCTAGTGGTTTGAGTGAATTTGAAGTGGATTATAAGGAGTTAAGTTGCGCTATTTCGGAGTTTTCAGGTTTGGATTGGAAGGGCAAGCCTAATGTGCTTAGTAAGGAGCACATCTGTTGGGATATTATATATAGAACAGCTGAAGCAACAAAAAAGCCATTAACAATGTCTAATTTATCAGTAGTTGATCCATTTCAGAGTAGTGGAACATTTAGTGAAAGCTCTTATAAGGATCTAAGTTTAAGGGAACTAGTTAGAAAGCGTAGGAGCGCAGTTGATATGGATGGTTCTACCGTGATGTCCAAAGAAACATTTTATCAGATATTATTGCATTGTATGCCATCCGGTTTACACGGTGGAAAGAAACATGTTCGGCAACTGACATTGCCATTTAGATCACTTGCTTGGGATAGTGAAGTCCATGCTGCTCTGTTAGTTCATAGAGTTGTTGGCTTGCCAAAAGGACTATATTTTTTGGTGAGAAATGAGAACCATCTGGATGATCTTAAGAAAGATACTAGAGCTGAGTTTAAATGGGTGAAACCAGATGGTTGTCCGGATGATCTTCCTTTATATGAGCTTGCAAGTGGAGACTGCAGGGAGCTTTCAAAACGATTGTCATGCcatcag GACATTGCTAGTGATGGTTGCTTCAGCTTGGGCATGATTGCACATTTCGAGCCCACTTTGCGCAACAAGGGTTCCTGGATGTACCCACGACTATTTTGGGAGACAGGAGTGCTCGGACAAGTTTTGTATCTTGAATCACATGCTGTTGGCATCTCTTCTACCGGGATTGGTTGTTTCTTTGATGATCCTG TACATGAGGTTCTTGGGCTGAAAGGATCAAAGTTTCAGAGCCTCTATCATTTTACAGTTGGAGGTCCAGTTGTTGACAAGAGGATAATGAGTCTGCCAGCATACCCAGGCCCAAGCGATGATGCATGA